A segment of the Candidatus Eisenbacteria bacterium genome:
AATGCGGCATTCGACGGCCTGCTCCGACCGATGTTCGGAGTATCCAACAGAGTTTGATGGGCCGCAACTTCCGTTGGGAGTCGCCCCGTTCCTCTGATAAAGTCAGCTCAAGAACGACGGCCGGTCTTGGTTCTGCGGCAGATGCTGTGATCATTGGAGCAGGAGAGGTATTACGGATCGATGAGTTCTCAATACCCACAGTGGCCGAGCGATGGCCGGGATCCCTTCTTTGTAGCCGCGCCGCCGCAACCCCACATGCGGAACCGGTATTGGCTGCATCTTGGTCTTTTCATCGTCACGCTTGTCTCTGCGACATTTGTTGTCGCCGGATGGCCACCCAATTGGGGGATGGGCTTGCTCTATGGCATACCATTAGTCGTCATTCTCCTCTGTCATGAAATGGGGCATTATCTCATGTGCCGTCGTTACCGGGTTCCAGCGACATTGCCCTATTTTATACCTTTTCCGCTTAGTATTTTCGGTACGATGGGCGCTGTGATCCGAATGAAACAGATTACAGGACGGAAAGCTCTCTTTGATATCGGAATCGCCGGCCCTTTGGCCGGGCTCCTCATAACCTTGCCGGTCACCTATTTTGGATTGCAATTGTCGGAAGTGCGGGGAACCGGCGGTCTTCCTGATGGGGTTCTCACTCTCGGCGAACCCTTACTTTTTCAATGGTTAAGTCATCTGGCCTTGGGACCATTGCCCGCCGATGCGGACGTCGTGCTTCATCCTATGGCCTTCGCCGGGTGGGCCGGTTTCTTCGTGACATCGCTCAATCTGCTGCCCGCAGGTCAGCTTGATGGAGGGCATGTGATCCATGCCATGACTCCCAAGCTCAGTCACAAGATATCCTGGCTCACTTTGCTAGGTCTCGCCATCACCGCCTGGTTTTTCTCTGGGTGGTGGTTTGTCGTGATCCTGGTCTTTTTTATCGGCCTGCGGCATCCTCCCGTTGCCGATACTGAAGAATTGGGACAGAGCCGAATCTGGATGGGCTTTCTGGCGTTGATCATCTTTTTCCTGACCTTCACCCCCCATCCCTTCGGGAACATTCCCTAATGCCCGAGCACGGGACATTTATCCAGATCGCGCATGGGGCCGACTGGGGGGGGACGGAACGGCATCTCCTCGACCTTTCAACCAATCTCCTTCAGCGGGGTTATCCCGTTAAGATCATCCTGTCTCATGAGGGGGTGACGGCGGTGCGGGTGCGGGAGCAAAAGATCCCCCTCGAGATCATCCGACGCTCCAGAATTCCTTTGGATTACCTTTTCCGCCTCAGAGAAACGCTGAGGAGGCTTCCGCCCTCACTGGTTCATGTGCATTCGGGTCGCCTGCCGGCTCTTGCAGCTCGGGCCGCAGGCGTCAGCGCCGTCGTAGAGACACGGCATGGGCTGGGCTCGAGAAGAGCCGGGGCGGATCCTCCGGATTCGCGAGAGGGGATAAGGGAGATTGTCGGCGGATCCTGGATTGACGCGATCATCACTGTCTGCAGGACGGATAGGGACTACCTGGCCGCATTCCGGGGAGAGAAAGCGAACCGGGTCTTCCATATCCCCAACGGGGTTGCGCGGGATGAGTTTCCATTGAAAAGATGCCTTTCAAAGCCTGTTTGCAGCCCCGGGAACGAAAGAGCGCCTCTTTGTATCGGCTATCTGGGACGCCTCTCCGAGGAGAAGGGACTCCTTCATCTCCTGCAGGCCCTTTCTGAGCATTCCCGACCCTTTCATCTCGAAATCGCCGGAACCGGCCCCCTCGAGAAGGAGCTACGAGCCGTAACGCAAAGTCTGGATCTCACATCACGTGTTCGATTCATTGGATTCTTGGACTCGATAGGCCGATACATTTCAGGCTGGGATCTTGTGGCGCTCCCCTCAATCTGGGAAGGTCTACCGTATGCGGCACTCGAGGCCTTGGGCTGGGGGAGACCGCTTTTGGCGACGCGTGTCGGAGGGTTGCCGGATCTCATCAGAGAGGGAGAGTGGGGATGGCTCGCGGCCCCTGGTGACGCATCTTCGTTGGGCCGGGCATTGGCCAGAATACCTTGGGATAGGAATCATCTGCGGAAGATGGGGGAGAAGGGTCGCCAGTATCTGTCCCTCCATTTCTCACTCGACCAGATGGTGGATAGAATCCTGGACATCTACAAAGAGGTGATGCGATGACCGAGCCACGAGCGCTGGGCTTAGAACCCGATAGGGAATGGCCTATTAAGCTCTCCGTCATCATGCCGGCGTACAACGAAGAATCAACAATCGAAGAGATTCTCAGCCGCGTGAAGGCCGTTCCCATCCCAAAGGAGATCCTTGTTGTGGATGATGCGTCGGTCGATGGCACCGTGGATCTTGTTGAATCGCTGAATGATCCGGAAATTCGCCTCTTTCGCCATGATGTCAATCAGGGCAAAGGCGCCGCTATCCGAACCGCCATACCCCATTGCACGGGTGATATCATTGTCATTCAGGATGCTGATTTGGAGTACTGCCCGGAGGAATTCCCGAATCTCATCCGCCCGATCGTCGATGGGCTGGCGGATGTCGTTTACGGCTCTCGCTTTCTTGGAGGCCCCCACCGTGTGCATCTTTTCTGGCACTGGGTGGGCAATCAACTCCTGACACTCTTCAGCAATATGATGACGAACATCAATCTTAGCGACATGGAGACATGTTATAAAGCCTTCCGAACCGAAATATTGAAGAGCCTGACCCTCAGATCGAACCGTTTTGGCTTTGAGCCGGAGGTAACGGCAAAAGTGAGCCGGCTGGGATGCAGAATCTATGAAACGCCGATTTCCTATCATGGCAGGGGGTATTCCGATGGAAAGAAAATCGGCTGGAGGGATGGATTCGTGGCATTCTGGACGATCATCAAGTACAGATTCACCGATTAGCCATGTAATATCCGATATTATTGAGGGAAATTGGGGTAACTACGCGGCCCACGATACCCAAACCACTTGAATATCCACTTCATTGTGTATCCACTTCATTGCTGACAAATCTGTCACAATCTATTGACAGATTCCCCCAAATTTCATAAGATATCTGTGCAGTCATTCGCATATCAGATCCCTTTTTGAAAAGAGGCGCGTGCCTGAACGCGGGCACTGGGCGGGGAGGAATTTATGGGAGATCAACGGCCCAATTCAGGACCGATGCCAGAACCCATTCGGGACCCAATGAAGGAAAATGAACGCCCTCTGGAAAAGAAGAATCCCGCCCCCAAGGAAGGAACGAGTCGCCTCGAAAGGGAGTGGCTTACCGATCCATCCCCAACTGAAATCCGTCATGCATCCCACGATTTAAATGTTAAACAAACCGAATCAACTGAAGCGGGATCTTCTTCTCGAGAAAAAAGACTGGAAAAGCTTCTCTCTATTACCGGCCGCATCTCACAAGTTTTGGAACTCACACCGCTGCTCGATCAGATACTGGATGCCGTTCTAGAGATATCGAATTGCCAACAAGGTATATTGCTGTTAGCCAATTCCGACGGCCGGTTGGAATTTGTAGCGGGCCGCGATAGGAACCACAAAAACTTGACGTCGGACGGAGTCCAAATTTCTCATTCTCTGGCCACTCAAGCCTTCGATACAAGCCGCCCTGTTTGGGAAGACAATCTCCAGAAGGGCGGAAGGATTGACTACAAGCCGGGTGAGAGTATCTCGCGTTTATCACTCGAAACTGTCATTTGTGTGCCCCTGGTCGGACCGCATGGGACAGTGGGAGTCCTTTATCTCGATAGTCAACTGCCCGGCCAGCTCGAAAAAAATGAGGACTTGTCACTGCTGAAATCCTTTGCTTCACAGGCAACCATTGCCATTGAAAATGCAAGGCTCCACAGCCAGACGGCAACCCAGCGCGATTCACTCGCACTTGAGAATTCGGTACTCCGTCGCGAAGTCGAGCAAATCTGTACCTTTGACAATATCATCGGGCAGAGTGCTCCGATGAAACAATTATTCCATGTTATGGAGCGTGTTTTAGAGGTTTCGACCCCCGTCTTAATCATTGGTGACACGGGGACCGGTAAGGAACTTATTGCAAAGGCGCTTCATTACCATGGATCCAGGGCCGGCGGACCATTTGTTCCGGCGAACTGCGGCGCCATGAGTGACACCCTAATGTGGAGCACTCTCTTTGGTCATCGCAGAGGTTCTTTTACAGGAGCGATTGAAGATAAGGCGGGGTTGTTCGAATTGGCAAATCAGGGAAGCCTGTTTCTTGATGAAATCGGCGAACTGCCATTGAGCATACAGGCGGCATTGCTGCGGGCGCTGCAGGACGGTGTTATTACACGTCTCGGGGAGGAGCAGCGCCCGCGGAAGGTTGATACTCGTCTACTCTATGCAACGCATCGCAATTTGGAGGATATGGTAGCGCAAGGAAAGTTCAGAGAAGATCTCTATTACCGTCTTAATGTTATCAAGTTGACCGTTCCCCCGCTTCGCGAAAGGGGAGAGGATCTTCGACTCCTTTGTGAAAATATCCATCAGAGATTGTCCATATCGATGAAGCGGCAAATCGGTCCGATTCCGCCGGAAACTTATCGGCTGCTCTATTCCTACGCCTGGCCGGGCAACGTGCGGGAATTGGAGAATAAGCTCGAGAGGGCTGCTTTGCTGGCGGATCCTGGTAGTCCCCTCGGCCCCCACCTTTTCCCCGAACTGAAGGGGTCCCTGGCGAGTACCGTGGGGGATTATCAAGGAGAGACCCTGCGCGAGAAACTAGAGAGCGCAGAAAGAGGTATCCTGGAAGATGAACTCTCAAAGGTCGAATGGAACATCTCGAATTGCGCCCGTCATCTCCGATGCACACGGCAACATCTGCATAATCGAATTAGAAAGCTAAAGATAAACCGCCCACGATAGATCCGGATGTGTAACTGTCATTGATATGTGACAACATTTTCTATAGATCGGAAGCGACTCTCAAGCCCGTTCAACAAAGATAAGTCTAATAGGCTGATATAGAATACGTTAGCCGGATGCATTCGTCATTTCTTGGCGTCAACGCTGCCGCCACAGTAAATTTCCAACAACTTGATTATATGTCAACTGAAAACATCTTGGGATATAAGTCGTTATGGGGCTACAAGGAAATAGTGTCTATATATAGAGACACCATCATTATTTTCCAAAATTGAACCAATAATTTCATCCTCCCCTAATGTATTGAATATCAGGGCGATACAGCTATTTTGCGAATCGCAATGCATTATGCAATTCTGGCATGCATTCTGCATTTCTATTAAATCGAGAGCGGGTTCAGGTTAAGAACTCCTCACATCACCCGGACTCGAATCCGGAATGGCGGAGAAGAACTCAGATCAAAAAGGAGATTTAACCATGTTATTTCACATTGATGTCCCGATCCTCATCAGCCTTCTGACAGCTATCTACTTCGGTCGCGCGGGATGGACTTCCTAAGTCGCCGATGCCAAGGCTGGTCAAGGTAAAATAACTCCCGGAGTCGAGAACGGTCACAAAGCCAAGTCGATTTCGGGAGTTTTTATGTCCTTCTAGCGAAGAGGCCGTCAAAAAGAGACGACAAAGAGAGTATTACGGGTGACAACTTGTAATGTGTTATTATTTAGCACGTTAGAGAATATTCCCAAAATACGTAAATAAATAGAGACAGTCCATTCATCCTTCCAGAATTCCGCTCAATCGAGACATATTCATAACTTGTTATAGGACAACAGGATCTGAATATTTATTATCCATCATGCAAATTGCAATTCCGGCATGCATTCTGCAATTCTATTAGATCGAGAGTGGGTTCGGGTCGAGAACTCCTCTCACTTACCGGACTCAGGTCCGGTGAAGCGAAGCGGTAAACGAGAATTGAGGAGGGAGGTTTGACCATGTTTCTACAGATTGATGTCACGATCCTACTGGGTCTGCTGATGGCAATGTACTTTGGTCGCGCCGGCTGGTAAGCCAATCAACCAGATGGCTGGCCAAGGTATCACCGCTCCCGGAATCGCAAGAAACGCACCAGCTATCACGCGATTCCGGGAGCTTTTCATATCATGGCGGAGACAAGTGTCATCCCACCTCTGATCTTCTCGAGTTCTGCAGGTCAATAGGTCCCTCTGCGGGCTTAATGCCCCAGAGGGATCTATTTCGACCAATCTCCATATCTTCTTTAATTTATTCAAGATAGCGCCTCACTTCCTTAAAGCGCATGGGGCAATGACCCCAAAGTCGGGGATACGCCCAGACTGGAATTCTAAGGACTCCTGCATCTATCAAGATGAACAAGTTTCCTAACACCTTGTCATTATTAAGGATAACAAGTCTGGATTTTGATAGAAAATTAATTTAGACAGTGTCGCCACTTGTGGCACCCTCCCTGCATTTAGAAGGGCCAGTTGCTGCCAAATAGGGAGGTCAAAGATGAACAAGAACGCAAGAAAGCTGGCCGAGCGGATCACCAAGTTTGCCTCACTACTCGCCTTGAGCGCCTTTGTCGTTCTATTTGTAGTGGGATGTGGCCAAAGCAGTATTACCTCTCCTGAGCCGGAGATGGGTTCATCGCAAAAGTCCTGGTCCGATCCCGGTTGCTCGGGCTCTGACGCCTCCTATGAGGAAGAGCCTCTGGACTTTGGAAAGGATAGAGGTGACGTTCAGGATTAAATAAGTTTCCCTTCCCCAAACCGCTCCTCCATGGCAAACCCCCGACCCCCGGAGTCCTCCCCCTCCGGGGGTCCCTCTTTTTTGAAATTCAGTCAAGGTATCGTTCGGCTTTGGATTGCTTATCAGCTCTTGATAAGATGCTGCCTGAGATGGCACTAAGAACGATGAGGAAGTTCACGACCATTGGGAAGGATGTCGATCGGAGTCGATGACAGAATCTCTGCTAAAGGTGCCGCGATACTCGATTCTGCGCCATGTGGGTTCCGGCGCCCATGCCGATGTTTTTCAGGCACGGGACCGGATCTCGGAGAAGATGGCGGCGCTGAAACTTCTGCGGCGCGACCGGTTCGGGACGCCGGAAGAAGATATCCTACAGCGGGAATATGAGCTTCTCCTGGATCTTCAGGAGCCGGCGCTGCCGGAAGTCTATGCCTTTCGGAGAAATGTCGACCTCCGGCCGGTCATCATCATGGAATGGATTGATGGAGAAAGCTTGGATCAAAAGAGCGAACCCCTTCCCTGGAATGAAACAACGCTCAATGCCCTCTACTCCCTGACCTCCGCCGTCTCGGCTCTGCACCGGCGGGGTTGGTCGCACCTCGATCTCAAACCGGCTAATATTGTCATCTCTTCTCAAAAGAGGGAAGAGACGGGGCGCACCCCTCTTCGCATTCTCGATGCCGGCCTCATGGCCTCGACAGGTCATTCGATTGAGCCCAGAGGCACCCCCGGCTATATCGCTCCCGAAATATTGAAAAGGGAAGGGTGGGATGAGCGGGCCGATCTCTTCTCTCTTGGAGGGATCTTCTATCAACTTCTGACGGGCCGGCCGGCCTTCGCCGGACCGGCGCTGGATGAGGTGATTGATCAAACACTTCGAGGAGCCTTTACCCCCCTTGAAATTTGTGAGCCGAGTCTCCCGCCCCCGCTCTGCCAGCTTGTCAACGGCCTACTGGATCCGGATCCTAAAAAACGACCTGGAAATGGGGCCGATGTTATCAATGTCTTGGAACGGCTTTCCGTTCTGGAGGGCTTGGATCCTCCCACCATTGTGCCGAATAGCTGGCAGCGCGAAAACGCCTTGCCCTGGCCGCCGATTCCCAGGCCCGAGACTCAAGAGATCGTCGATTCTCTGTCATCTGAGACAAAGGCATTGTTAAAAATCCTGCCCGTGACGGTGTCATCCGGATTGGGACGAGAGTCCTTCGCCCGTAATTTGGCCGACATCCTATCCATGGCCGGCTTTAACGCTTCTCTGCTGATGGGAGCCCAAGGACACTTTGCCTCTGCCAAAGAAGCCGACACAGCTCTCTGCGCCTTCTTTTCTCCCGCCGATTTGGGCGGCATCTCAGAACAGAGGAATCGCAAACAGTCACTGAATGGTTTTCTTTGGAATGAGTCACCGATTCTTGTTTGGGATTTGGGAACCACCCCTCCCGGCTGGCTCAATAAATGGCTCAATGATCTCGCTCTGGAACTGACATCCATCTCGGCGCATTCCGAGAAGGGGAGAGGCACTCCCAGCCTGGTTCTTCTATGCAGCCATATTGAGACGCCGGATATCCCACTTCGAACCGCTGACATCCAATCCTTTTCTCTCGCCCCTCTATCCCCTGAAGCGCTGAGGTCATATACGGCGAGACACCTCTCTTCAGAACAGGATATTGAGAAGATCGTCAAACAATCTCAGGGCTATCCTGAAATTCTGGGTGGTCTTCTTGAAGCGAAGCGGCGGCACCAAACCACCATTACCGGTCTTTCAGACGACAAGATCGAAAGCCCCCTCAGCATTTTGCATGGCCTACTGGCCGCCCGAACAAGGATACTCTCTGATTCCTCAAGGAGAGCCCTCTCGATGCTTGAAATGGCTGGAATTCCATTGACCCTCGATCTTTGGGAGGAGTTATGTGAGGGGGGAAATCTGGATCTGCGGAGCATTTCAATCGAATTGCAAAATTTGGGTCTCATCGGATGCTCTTTGAAGGGCTGGGAGACGCATTATGCCGATCTCATCGATCAGGGACGCTATCTTATCCGCTCTCCACGGAA
Coding sequences within it:
- a CDS encoding site-2 protease family protein, yielding MSSQYPQWPSDGRDPFFVAAPPQPHMRNRYWLHLGLFIVTLVSATFVVAGWPPNWGMGLLYGIPLVVILLCHEMGHYLMCRRYRVPATLPYFIPFPLSIFGTMGAVIRMKQITGRKALFDIGIAGPLAGLLITLPVTYFGLQLSEVRGTGGLPDGVLTLGEPLLFQWLSHLALGPLPADADVVLHPMAFAGWAGFFVTSLNLLPAGQLDGGHVIHAMTPKLSHKISWLTLLGLAITAWFFSGWWFVVILVFFIGLRHPPVADTEELGQSRIWMGFLALIIFFLTFTPHPFGNIP
- a CDS encoding glycosyltransferase family 2 protein; amino-acid sequence: MKLSVIMPAYNEESTIEEILSRVKAVPIPKEILVVDDASVDGTVDLVESLNDPEIRLFRHDVNQGKGAAIRTAIPHCTGDIIVIQDADLEYCPEEFPNLIRPIVDGLADVVYGSRFLGGPHRVHLFWHWVGNQLLTLFSNMMTNINLSDMETCYKAFRTEILKSLTLRSNRFGFEPEVTAKVSRLGCRIYETPISYHGRGYSDGKKIGWRDGFVAFWTIIKYRFTD
- a CDS encoding glycosyltransferase family 4 protein yields the protein MPEHGTFIQIAHGADWGGTERHLLDLSTNLLQRGYPVKIILSHEGVTAVRVREQKIPLEIIRRSRIPLDYLFRLRETLRRLPPSLVHVHSGRLPALAARAAGVSAVVETRHGLGSRRAGADPPDSREGIREIVGGSWIDAIITVCRTDRDYLAAFRGEKANRVFHIPNGVARDEFPLKRCLSKPVCSPGNERAPLCIGYLGRLSEEKGLLHLLQALSEHSRPFHLEIAGTGPLEKELRAVTQSLDLTSRVRFIGFLDSIGRYISGWDLVALPSIWEGLPYAALEALGWGRPLLATRVGGLPDLIREGEWGWLAAPGDASSLGRALARIPWDRNHLRKMGEKGRQYLSLHFSLDQMVDRILDIYKEVMR
- a CDS encoding serine/threonine-protein kinase; this translates as MTESLLKVPRYSILRHVGSGAHADVFQARDRISEKMAALKLLRRDRFGTPEEDILQREYELLLDLQEPALPEVYAFRRNVDLRPVIIMEWIDGESLDQKSEPLPWNETTLNALYSLTSAVSALHRRGWSHLDLKPANIVISSQKREETGRTPLRILDAGLMASTGHSIEPRGTPGYIAPEILKREGWDERADLFSLGGIFYQLLTGRPAFAGPALDEVIDQTLRGAFTPLEICEPSLPPPLCQLVNGLLDPDPKKRPGNGADVINVLERLSVLEGLDPPTIVPNSWQRENALPWPPIPRPETQEIVDSLSSETKALLKILPVTVSSGLGRESFARNLADILSMAGFNASLLMGAQGHFASAKEADTALCAFFSPADLGGISEQRNRKQSLNGFLWNESPILVWDLGTTPPGWLNKWLNDLALELTSISAHSEKGRGTPSLVLLCSHIETPDIPLRTADIQSFSLAPLSPEALRSYTARHLSSEQDIEKIVKQSQGYPEILGGLLEAKRRHQTTITGLSDDKIESPLSILHGLLAARTRILSDSSRRALSMLEMAGIPLTLDLWEELCEGGNLDLRSISIELQNLGLIGCSLKGWETHYADLIDQGRYLIRSPRKEDHIRMASVLKKLQKTDQVEYWKPIIGHLLAGKAAETPRMGLAMAMRLYRMGREDEALHILRRIDADLDQRDLSRHLWTQRLHYRISWEVGPQGRQLETISNLSLKDPIVISLNSRGLSAEGRTQEAWNQLAEYSCDEYPAPLRAFVLCAKALVSYYVMSSRAFCDEALKALESFPPKGMDDLRALLLQRIVQSALWDGDETLATESLEQLKSFKSTSYKNHVIHTIKIATGYYNYHHNNLEEAWKAASQATESARRTGRVDRLTVALSNQANIAAQSGKWEEAVKANREYLAFARTLNHIGKQINALRNLSLNRQIQALYDLAIEMGAEAVDLARKTSDRERKVAVLPVLASALVLVGRRSEAHAAATEALTLLKETDYDFDRAIAFDAAARASLDLKDDDREIEPELMLKAYETFEKAGMSDVAAEVALEMAWEELRLENNAEARIWMDRAADFPRDKVPRVDIWKGLVLARWMSTTDRWDTQEGQMIWSDLKRMMTAARTLGFYELLWRLEYVSAHARLTRGDRPTALNELRQAQRTFNRIVEGLKVPQNRQGYLTRPDQRRFTQLIKTLGL
- a CDS encoding sigma 54-interacting transcriptional regulator, whose amino-acid sequence is MKENERPLEKKNPAPKEGTSRLEREWLTDPSPTEIRHASHDLNVKQTESTEAGSSSREKRLEKLLSITGRISQVLELTPLLDQILDAVLEISNCQQGILLLANSDGRLEFVAGRDRNHKNLTSDGVQISHSLATQAFDTSRPVWEDNLQKGGRIDYKPGESISRLSLETVICVPLVGPHGTVGVLYLDSQLPGQLEKNEDLSLLKSFASQATIAIENARLHSQTATQRDSLALENSVLRREVEQICTFDNIIGQSAPMKQLFHVMERVLEVSTPVLIIGDTGTGKELIAKALHYHGSRAGGPFVPANCGAMSDTLMWSTLFGHRRGSFTGAIEDKAGLFELANQGSLFLDEIGELPLSIQAALLRALQDGVITRLGEEQRPRKVDTRLLYATHRNLEDMVAQGKFREDLYYRLNVIKLTVPPLRERGEDLRLLCENIHQRLSISMKRQIGPIPPETYRLLYSYAWPGNVRELENKLERAALLADPGSPLGPHLFPELKGSLASTVGDYQGETLREKLESAERGILEDELSKVEWNISNCARHLRCTRQHLHNRIRKLKINRPR